Proteins encoded together in one Telopea speciosissima isolate NSW1024214 ecotype Mountain lineage chromosome 4, Tspe_v1, whole genome shotgun sequence window:
- the LOC122660159 gene encoding phosphoenolpyruvate carboxykinase (ATP) 1-like, translating to MADNGTVNGTENGEFSFPNTGTGTGTPRNGLAKIQTHSKKQNGICHDDSAPPVKAQTIDELHSLQKKKSAPTTPIKGAQGAFAPISEEERQKQQLQSISASLASLTRETGPKVVKGDPAKKPETPKVAHHVAHHHFTPTLSISDSALKFTHILYNLSPAELYEQAIKYEQGSFIASSGALATLSGAKTGRSPRDKRVVRDESTEDELWWGKGSPNIEMDEHTFMVNRERAVDYLNSLDKVYVNDQFLNWDPEHRIKVRIVSARAYHSLFMHNMCIRPTPEELEDFGTPDFTIYNAGRFPCNRYTHYMTSSTSIDLNLARREMVILGTQYAGEMKKGLFSVMHYLMPKRQILSLHSGCNVGKDGDVALFFGLSGTGKTTLSTDHNRFLIGDDEHCWSENGVSNIEGGCYAKCIDLSREKEPDIWNAIKFGTVLENVVFDEHTREVDFSDKSVTENTRAAYPIEYIPNAKIPCVGPHPKNVILLACDAFGVLPPVSKLNLAQTMYHFISGYTALVAGTEDGIKEPQATFSACFGAAFIMLHPTKYAAMLAEKMQRHGATGWLVNTGWSGGSYGSGNRIKLAYTRKIIDAIHSGSLLNANYEKTQVFGLEIPTGIDGVPSEILDPINTWSDQKAYEDTLLKLAGLFKKNFEGFVNYKIGKDNSLTEQILAAGPIF from the exons ATGGCGGACAACGGAACAGTGAACGGAACCGAGAACGGGGAATTTAGCTTCCCAAACACTGGAACAGGAACCGGAACCCCTCGCAATGGGCTCGCAAAGATCCAAACTCATTCAAAGAAACAAAATGGGATCTGTCACGACGACAGTGCTCCTCCCGTGAAAGCGCAGACGATCGACGAGCTGCATTCGCTCCAGAAGAAAAAATCTGCGCCAACTACGCCCATCAAAGGAGCTCAAGGTGCTTTCGCTCCCATTTCCGAAGAAGAACGCCAAAAGCAGCAGCTCCAGTCCATCAG TGCTTCGTTAGCATCTCTGACGAGGGAAACAGGACCCAAGGTGGTGAAAGGAGATCCAGCAAAGAAACCTGAAACTCCAAAGGTTGCTCATCACGTTGCACATCACCATTTCACACCTACCCTTAGCATCAGTGACAGTGCTTTAAAGTTCACTCACATCCTTTACAACCTCTCTCCCGCCG AGCTATACGAGCAGGCGATAAAGTACGAGCAAGGATCATTCATAGCATCGAGTGGTGCCTTGGCGACGCTATCGGGAGCAAAGACAGGTCGCTCTCCAAGGGATAAACGCGTAGTGAGGGATGAGAGCACAGAAGATGAACTTTGGTGGGGAAA GGGCTCACCCAACATAGAAATGGACGAGCACACCTTCATGGTTAACAGAGAAAGAGCTGTTGATTACCTGAACTCGTTGGACAAG GTGTATGTGAATGATCAGTTCCTGAATTGGGACCCGGAGCACCGTATCAAAGTCCGCATCGTCTCAGCCAGAGCATACCACTCCTTATTCATGCACAACAT GTGTATCCGACCCACGCCTGAAGAATTGGAGGATTTCGGTACTCCGGACTTCACCATATATAATGCGGGTCGATTCCCATGTAACCGATACACCCACTACATGACATCCTCAACTAGCATAGATCTAAATCTGGCTAGGAGAGAAATGGTGATCCTTGGCACGCAATACGCCGGAGAAATGAAGAAGGGTCTGTTCAGTGTCATGCATTACCTCATGCCTAAGCGTCAAATCCTCTCCTTACATTCTGGTTGCAACGTTGGTAAAGACGGCGATGTTGCTCTCTTCTTTGGATTATCAG GTACGGGGAAGACGACTCTCTCCACCGATCACAACAGGTTTCTAATTGGAGATGATGAGCACTGCTGGAGTGAAAATGGGGTATCAAATATTGAGGGGGGTTGCTATGCCAAGTGCATCGATCTTTCTAGGGAGAAGGAACCAGATATCTGGAATGCCATCAAGTTCGGGACTG TGCTGGAAAACGTGGTGTTCGATGAGCACACCAGAGAGGTGGATTTTTCAGACAAATCTGTTACAG AGAACACTCGTGCAGCATACCCAATTGAGTACATTCCCAACGCAAAGATACCGTGCGTGGGCCCACACCCGAAGAACGTCATCCTTCTTGCTTGTGATGCGTTTGGTGTGCTCCCACCAGTGAGCAAGTTGAACCTGGCCCAGACCATGTACCACTTCATCAGCGGCTACACTGCTCTG GTGGCTGGCACGGAGGACGGCATTAAAGAGCCACAGGCAACATTCTCAGCTTGTTTTGGTGCAGCATTTATAATGTTGCATCCCACCAAGTATGCAGCCATGCTGGCTGAGAAGATGCAGAGGCATGGAGCCACAGGTTGGCTTGTCAACACCGGCTGGTCTGGTGGAAG CTATGGCTCAGGTAACCGCATCAAGTTGGCTTACACTCGGAAGATCATTGATGCCATACATTCTGGCAGTCTTCTGAATGCCAATTACGAGAAGACCCAAGTGTTTGGACTGGAGATTCCCACTGGAATCGACGGTGTGCCTTCAGAAATCCTGGACCCAATAAACACT TGGTCCGACCAAAAGGCATATGAGGACACTCTATTGAAACTTGCAGGCCTATTCAAGAAGAACTTTGAGGGGTTTGTGAATTATAAGATTGGGAAGGATAACTCGCTGACGGAGCAGATCCTTGCAGCTGGTCCTATCTTCTGA